A DNA window from Zingiber officinale cultivar Zhangliang chromosome 3A, Zo_v1.1, whole genome shotgun sequence contains the following coding sequences:
- the LOC122052898 gene encoding WD repeat-containing protein 3-like isoform X2, giving the protein MRVWDLELQQCVQIVGGHHSEIWSLDVDPMERFLVSGSADSELKFYEIKRNTEVVEKESKWEVLKNFGEIQRQSKDRVAALRFNKSGNLLACQVAGKLVEIYRVLSDDEAKRKAKRRLHRKKEKLLTRDAAGGNENGGLADSLSSQEFQHPTIVVSDVFKLLQMLRSSKKISSIAFSPSDPKVGLATLSLSLNNNMLETHLVDSDKISKLYSIELQGHRSDIRSVTLSSDNDLLMSTSHNSVKIWNPTTGVCLRTIESGYGLCSSFVPGNRYALVGSKSGSLEIIDVGSGSCIEVVEAHADSIRSLVQLPDENGTVGGQGFVTGSDDRDVKFWEYTVKQKSDNEPKHLGVTNVRTLKMDEDVLAISVSPDSKYLAVSLLEKCAIKVFFMDSLKLFLSLYGHKLPVLCMDISSDGDILVSGSADKNLKIWGLDFGDCHKSIFAHADSVMGVKFVRNTHYMFSVGKDRLVKYWDADKFELLLTLEGHHAEVWCLAVSSRGDFIVTGSHDRSIRRWDRTEEPFFIEEEREKRLEEVFESALDNLNEDRYAPKELVPDEGSVGVPGKETKETLSATDLIIDALDMADTENKRMDQHKEEQMDSKAVFQPNIMMRGLSPSDFVLQTLGNVNTNDLEPTLLSLPFSDALKLMSYLKEWVRIPDKVELVCRVTTVLLQTHHNQLTTAVASRPILTVLKDILHEKVKERKDTIGFNLAAMNHLKELMSMRSDALFQDAKAKLMEIRQWQSKRTDSGEANNSRRKKKKLKPSNGV; this is encoded by the exons ATGAGGGTTTGGGATCTTGAGTTGCAGCAATGTGTACAGATAGTTGGCGGACACCACAGTGAAATCTGGTCGCTAGATGTTGATCCTATGGAAAGGTTTTTGGTCTCTGGATCAGCAGATTCTGAACtcaaattttatgaaataaaaagGAACACTGAGGTGGTTGAGAAGGAAAGTAAGTGGGAGGTTTTGAAGAACTTTGGTGAAATCCAAAGGCAGAGCAAGGATAGAGTGGCTGCTTTGAGATTTAACAAGTCTGGAAACCTTTTAGCATGTCAGGTGGCTGGAAAACTTGTGGAAATTTATCGAGTTCTCAGTGATGATGAAGCAAAGCGGAAAGCCAAGAGGCGTCTTCACCGAAAGAAAGAAAAGCTTTTGACAAGAGATGCAGCTGGAGGAAATGAAAATGGAGGGCTTGCAGATTCCTTATCCAGCCAGGAATTTCAGCACCCCACTATTGTGGTGTCAGATGTGTTTAAGCTTCTTCAGATGCTACGCTCAAGCAAGAAAATTTCTTCTATTGCTTTCAGTCCTAGTGATCCCAAAGTTGGTCTTGCTACTTTATCATTATCCTTGAATAATAACATGCTAGAGACCCATTTAGTTGATTCTGATAAGATATCCAAATTGTATTCAATAGAGCTTCAGGGGCATCGCTCAGATATCAGAAGTGTTACACTTAGCTCAGATAATGATCTTTTGATGTCAACTAGTCATAATTCTGTAAAGATTTGGAACCCCACTACTGGAGTTTGCCTCCGCACCATTGAGTCTGGATATGGACTGTGTAGTTCTTTTGTACCTGGAAACCGCTATGCCCTAGTTGGATCCAAAAGTGGATCCTTGGAGATAATTGATGTTGGTAGTGGGAGTTGCATTGAAGTAGTAGAAGCTCATGCTGATTCCATAAGATCGCTTGTACAACTTCCAGATGAAAATGGAACTGTTGGCGGACAGGGCTTTGTTACAGGAAGTGACGACCGTGATGTAAAATTTTGGGAATATACCGTCAAGCAAAAATCAGATAAT GAACCTAAACATCTAGGTGTGACAAATGTGAGAACTTTGAAAATGGATGAAGATGTTTTAGCAATCTCTGTTAGTCCAGACTCTAAATACCTAGCTGTTTCTCTGTTGGAAAAGTGTGCAATCAAG GTCTTCTTCATGGattctttaaaacttttcctttcacTTTATGGCCATAAGCTTCCAGTTCTCTGTATGGATATTTCAtctgatggtgatattctagTTAGTGGCTCAGCGGACAAAAATTTGAAGATTTGGGGTCTAGACTTTGGCGATTGCCACAAATCTATTTTTGCGCATGCTGACAG TGTTATGGGCGTTAAGTTTGTTAGAAATACTCATTATATGTTTAGTGTGGGCAAAGATCGACTTGTGAAATATTGGGATGCTGACAAATTTGAGTTGCTCCTAACTCTCGAGGGGCATCATGCTGAAGTTTGGTGCCTTGCTGTTAGCAGTCGTGGTGATTTCATTGTCACAGGATCACATGATCGTTCAATACGTCGTTGGGATAGGACTGAAGAACCTTTCTTCATAGAG gaagaaagagaaaagagattGGAAGAGGTATTTGAATCTGCCTTAGACAATTTAAATGAAGACAGATATGCACCAAAAGAATTGGTTCCAGATGAGGGATCTGTAGGTGTGCCTGGCAAGGAAACCAAGGAAACCCTGAGTGCGACTGACTTGATCATTGATGCATTAGACATGGCAGATACTGAAAATAAACGGATGGATCAACACAAG GAAGAGCAGATGGACAGTAAAGCAGTGTTTCAGCCAAACATAATGATGCGTGGTCTTTCACCATCTGATTTTGTTCTCCAAACGCTTGGAAATGTTAACACCAATGATCTAGAACCAACACTTTTG TCATTGCCATTCTCTGATGCTTTGAAGCTTATGTCTTATTTGAAAGAATGGGTACGCATCCCAGACAAG GTTGAGCTTGTTTGCAGGGTCACGACAGTTCTATTGCAAACACATCATAATCAGCTAACTACAGCTGTGGCTTCTAGACCAATTTTGACCGTACTGAAGGACATTCTTCATGAGAAAGTTAAG GAGCGCAAAGACACAATCGGTTTCAATCTAGCCGCCATGAATCATCTTAAG GAATTGATGTCCATGAGATCCGATGCACTCTTCCAAGATGCCAAGGCGAAACTCATGGAAATCCGTCAATGGCAATCCAAGCGTACGGACAGCGGGGAAGCAAATAACagcaggaggaagaagaagaaactaaaGCCTTCCAATGGGGTCTAA
- the LOC122052898 gene encoding WD repeat-containing protein 3-like isoform X1: protein MVKSYLRYEPGLVFGVISSVDANIAYDPSGLHLLAPALDKFFLWNLKQGLAFKTFSSSTRSSHTLAVTTIAASPSSSSTSIASGHADGSIRLWDCEKATCEATLNGHKTAVTALRYNHLTSLLASGGKDCDVILWDVVGEAGLFRLRGHRDQVTDLVFIDSGKKLVTSSKDKFMRVWDLELQQCVQIVGGHHSEIWSLDVDPMERFLVSGSADSELKFYEIKRNTEVVEKESKWEVLKNFGEIQRQSKDRVAALRFNKSGNLLACQVAGKLVEIYRVLSDDEAKRKAKRRLHRKKEKLLTRDAAGGNENGGLADSLSSQEFQHPTIVVSDVFKLLQMLRSSKKISSIAFSPSDPKVGLATLSLSLNNNMLETHLVDSDKISKLYSIELQGHRSDIRSVTLSSDNDLLMSTSHNSVKIWNPTTGVCLRTIESGYGLCSSFVPGNRYALVGSKSGSLEIIDVGSGSCIEVVEAHADSIRSLVQLPDENGTVGGQGFVTGSDDRDVKFWEYTVKQKSDNEPKHLGVTNVRTLKMDEDVLAISVSPDSKYLAVSLLEKCAIKVFFMDSLKLFLSLYGHKLPVLCMDISSDGDILVSGSADKNLKIWGLDFGDCHKSIFAHADSVMGVKFVRNTHYMFSVGKDRLVKYWDADKFELLLTLEGHHAEVWCLAVSSRGDFIVTGSHDRSIRRWDRTEEPFFIEEEREKRLEEVFESALDNLNEDRYAPKELVPDEGSVGVPGKETKETLSATDLIIDALDMADTENKRMDQHKEEQMDSKAVFQPNIMMRGLSPSDFVLQTLGNVNTNDLEPTLLSLPFSDALKLMSYLKEWVRIPDKVELVCRVTTVLLQTHHNQLTTAVASRPILTVLKDILHEKVKERKDTIGFNLAAMNHLKELMSMRSDALFQDAKAKLMEIRQWQSKRTDSGEANNSRRKKKKLKPSNGV, encoded by the exons ATGGTGAAGTCGTACCTCCGGTACGAGCCGGGTCTCGTCTTCGGCGTCATCTCCTCTGTCGACGCTAATATTGCCTACGATCCCTCAGGGTTGCACCTCCTTGCACCGGCCCTTGACAAGTTTTTCCTCTGGAACCTCAAGCAAGGTCTCGCCTTTAAGACCTTCTCATCCTCCACGCGCTCCTCCCATACCCTCGCAGTCACCACCATCGCCGCCTCTCCTTCCTCGTCGTCCACATCC ATTGCCAGCGGGCACGCTGATGGGAGCATTCGGCTGTGGGACTGCGAGAAGGCTACATGTGAGGCGACTCTAAATGGCCACAAAACTGCGGTCACTGCCCTCCGCTATAACCACCTCACCTCCCTCCTTGCTTCTGGTGGCAAGGACTGTGATGTCATCCTATGGGATGTAGTTGGTGAAGCAGGGCTATTTCGGCTCCGTGGCCATCGAGACCAG GTCACCGACCTTGTATTTATTGATTCAGGAAAGAAGCTTGTCACTAGTTCCAAGGACAAGTTCATGAGGGTTTGGGATCTTGAGTTGCAGCAATGTGTACAGATAGTTGGCGGACACCACAGTGAAATCTGGTCGCTAGATGTTGATCCTATGGAAAGGTTTTTGGTCTCTGGATCAGCAGATTCTGAACtcaaattttatgaaataaaaagGAACACTGAGGTGGTTGAGAAGGAAAGTAAGTGGGAGGTTTTGAAGAACTTTGGTGAAATCCAAAGGCAGAGCAAGGATAGAGTGGCTGCTTTGAGATTTAACAAGTCTGGAAACCTTTTAGCATGTCAGGTGGCTGGAAAACTTGTGGAAATTTATCGAGTTCTCAGTGATGATGAAGCAAAGCGGAAAGCCAAGAGGCGTCTTCACCGAAAGAAAGAAAAGCTTTTGACAAGAGATGCAGCTGGAGGAAATGAAAATGGAGGGCTTGCAGATTCCTTATCCAGCCAGGAATTTCAGCACCCCACTATTGTGGTGTCAGATGTGTTTAAGCTTCTTCAGATGCTACGCTCAAGCAAGAAAATTTCTTCTATTGCTTTCAGTCCTAGTGATCCCAAAGTTGGTCTTGCTACTTTATCATTATCCTTGAATAATAACATGCTAGAGACCCATTTAGTTGATTCTGATAAGATATCCAAATTGTATTCAATAGAGCTTCAGGGGCATCGCTCAGATATCAGAAGTGTTACACTTAGCTCAGATAATGATCTTTTGATGTCAACTAGTCATAATTCTGTAAAGATTTGGAACCCCACTACTGGAGTTTGCCTCCGCACCATTGAGTCTGGATATGGACTGTGTAGTTCTTTTGTACCTGGAAACCGCTATGCCCTAGTTGGATCCAAAAGTGGATCCTTGGAGATAATTGATGTTGGTAGTGGGAGTTGCATTGAAGTAGTAGAAGCTCATGCTGATTCCATAAGATCGCTTGTACAACTTCCAGATGAAAATGGAACTGTTGGCGGACAGGGCTTTGTTACAGGAAGTGACGACCGTGATGTAAAATTTTGGGAATATACCGTCAAGCAAAAATCAGATAAT GAACCTAAACATCTAGGTGTGACAAATGTGAGAACTTTGAAAATGGATGAAGATGTTTTAGCAATCTCTGTTAGTCCAGACTCTAAATACCTAGCTGTTTCTCTGTTGGAAAAGTGTGCAATCAAG GTCTTCTTCATGGattctttaaaacttttcctttcacTTTATGGCCATAAGCTTCCAGTTCTCTGTATGGATATTTCAtctgatggtgatattctagTTAGTGGCTCAGCGGACAAAAATTTGAAGATTTGGGGTCTAGACTTTGGCGATTGCCACAAATCTATTTTTGCGCATGCTGACAG TGTTATGGGCGTTAAGTTTGTTAGAAATACTCATTATATGTTTAGTGTGGGCAAAGATCGACTTGTGAAATATTGGGATGCTGACAAATTTGAGTTGCTCCTAACTCTCGAGGGGCATCATGCTGAAGTTTGGTGCCTTGCTGTTAGCAGTCGTGGTGATTTCATTGTCACAGGATCACATGATCGTTCAATACGTCGTTGGGATAGGACTGAAGAACCTTTCTTCATAGAG gaagaaagagaaaagagattGGAAGAGGTATTTGAATCTGCCTTAGACAATTTAAATGAAGACAGATATGCACCAAAAGAATTGGTTCCAGATGAGGGATCTGTAGGTGTGCCTGGCAAGGAAACCAAGGAAACCCTGAGTGCGACTGACTTGATCATTGATGCATTAGACATGGCAGATACTGAAAATAAACGGATGGATCAACACAAG GAAGAGCAGATGGACAGTAAAGCAGTGTTTCAGCCAAACATAATGATGCGTGGTCTTTCACCATCTGATTTTGTTCTCCAAACGCTTGGAAATGTTAACACCAATGATCTAGAACCAACACTTTTG TCATTGCCATTCTCTGATGCTTTGAAGCTTATGTCTTATTTGAAAGAATGGGTACGCATCCCAGACAAG GTTGAGCTTGTTTGCAGGGTCACGACAGTTCTATTGCAAACACATCATAATCAGCTAACTACAGCTGTGGCTTCTAGACCAATTTTGACCGTACTGAAGGACATTCTTCATGAGAAAGTTAAG GAGCGCAAAGACACAATCGGTTTCAATCTAGCCGCCATGAATCATCTTAAG GAATTGATGTCCATGAGATCCGATGCACTCTTCCAAGATGCCAAGGCGAAACTCATGGAAATCCGTCAATGGCAATCCAAGCGTACGGACAGCGGGGAAGCAAATAACagcaggaggaagaagaagaaactaaaGCCTTCCAATGGGGTCTAA